Below is a genomic region from Lepus europaeus isolate LE1 unplaced genomic scaffold, mLepTim1.pri SCAFFOLD_449, whole genome shotgun sequence.
AGCAACCTCTACTGCTTGAAGCCCACCACCTGCTCCGACTCAGACCAGTACTGCGTGACCGTGTCTGCCGCCGCCGGCATCGGTGAGTgccggccggggtggggggccgccgccgccgccgccctctcCCCTCACCAGCTCCTTTTCCCTCGCAGGGAACGTGGACCTGGGCTACACCCTCAACAAGTACTGCTCCCCCATCTGCCCCGGCCCGAGCATCAACCTCGGGGTGGCCTCCGTGGGCACCCAGTGCTGCCAGAGCTCCCTGTGCAACATCAGCGCCGCGCCCGGCGGGCTGCGGGCCAGCACCCCACTGCTGGGCCTCGGGCTCCTGctcagcctgctctctgccctgctgcgtctgggcccctgacccctcggcccaccccctccccagctcaggaAGAAGAACccagcccacccctgccccagggccccacaGGGTCTCCCCTTCCCCTGGGCCCACCCCACCACCAGCAGCATTCCGCCACCTGCCCCGGCCTCCAGGTGGGTCAGCTGCTGGCCCTCTGGCTCAGTGACGGGAGCTTCCCGCAGGACCAAGGAGGGGATGAGGGGCCCCGGGTCGTGACCCTGTTCCCTGGACACACTGGGGGACACGCGTGCC
It encodes:
- the LOC133755419 gene encoding lymphocyte antigen 6E-like translates to MKVLLPVLLAALLGAEPAQPLMCFTCANQKSNLYCLKPTTCSDSDQYCVTVSAAAGIGNVDLGYTLNKYCSPICPGPSINLGVASVGTQCCQSSLCNISAAPGGLRASTPLLGLGLLLSLLSALLRLGP